In a single window of the Bacteroides acidifaciens genome:
- a CDS encoding ThiF family adenylyltransferase, which yields MAKEKLMEENNWQQRTELLLGEEKMNRIRNSHVLVVGLGGVGAYAAEMICRAGVGRMTIVDADTVQPTNINRQLPAMHSTLGLTKAEVLAARYKDINPDIELAVLPVYLKDENIPELLDAAKYDFIVDAIDTISPKCYLISEAMKRRIRIVSSMGAGAKSDITQVRFADLWDTYHCGLSKAVRKRLQKMGMKRKLPVVFSTEQADPKAVLLTDDEQNKKSTCGTVSYMPAVFGCYLAEYVIKRL from the coding sequence ATGGCTAAAGAAAAACTGATGGAAGAAAATAACTGGCAGCAAAGGACGGAACTCCTTCTCGGTGAGGAAAAGATGAACCGCATCCGGAATTCCCACGTATTGGTAGTAGGTCTGGGCGGGGTAGGGGCTTATGCCGCCGAGATGATTTGCCGTGCGGGAGTGGGACGAATGACGATTGTAGATGCCGATACGGTGCAGCCTACCAATATAAACAGGCAGTTGCCTGCCATGCATTCTACTTTGGGACTGACGAAGGCGGAAGTATTGGCTGCCCGTTATAAGGATATTAATCCGGATATTGAGTTGGCTGTTCTGCCGGTCTATCTCAAAGATGAAAATATACCAGAACTGTTGGATGCCGCCAAGTATGACTTTATAGTAGACGCCATAGATACTATCAGTCCGAAATGCTATCTGATTAGTGAAGCGATGAAGCGGCGCATCAGGATTGTTTCCAGTATGGGGGCAGGAGCGAAGAGTGATATTACCCAAGTACGTTTTGCCGACCTTTGGGATACCTATCATTGCGGGTTAAGCAAAGCGGTGCGGAAACGCTTGCAGAAGATGGGAATGAAGCGGAAACTCCCGGTAGTATTCAGTACCGAACAGGCCGATCCGAAAGCGGTACTGCTGACTGATGATGAGCAGAATAAGAAATCGACCTGTGGAACGGTCAGTTATATGCCGGCAGTGTTCGGGTGCTACTTGGCGGAATATGTCATTAAACGATTATAA
- a CDS encoding ABC transporter ATP-binding protein, which translates to MIKLEGITKSFGSLQVLKGIDLEINKSEIVSIVGPSGAGKTTLLQIMGTLDEPDAGMVEIDGTVVSRMKEKALSAFRNKNIGFVFQFHQLLPEFTALENVMIPAFIAGVSSKEANDRAVKILEFMGLADRASHKPNELSGGEKQRVAVARALINDPAVILADEPSGSLDTHNKEDLHQLFFDLRDRLGQTFVIVTHDEGLAKITDRTVHMVDGMIKKD; encoded by the coding sequence ATGATAAAACTAGAAGGAATTACGAAGAGTTTCGGTTCGTTGCAGGTGCTGAAAGGGATTGATTTGGAAATCAATAAGAGCGAGATTGTCAGTATTGTAGGCCCGAGTGGGGCAGGTAAAACTACACTGTTGCAGATAATGGGTACTTTGGACGAGCCGGATGCAGGTATGGTCGAGATTGACGGAACCGTGGTCAGCCGGATGAAAGAGAAGGCGTTGTCTGCTTTCCGTAATAAGAATATTGGTTTCGTGTTCCAGTTTCATCAACTTCTGCCGGAATTTACGGCATTGGAGAATGTGATGATTCCTGCGTTTATTGCAGGTGTCTCTTCGAAAGAGGCAAATGACCGTGCGGTGAAGATTCTGGAGTTTATGGGGCTTGCCGACCGGGCTTCTCACAAGCCGAACGAATTGTCGGGCGGAGAGAAACAACGGGTAGCTGTGGCGCGTGCCTTAATCAACGACCCGGCTGTTATTCTGGCAGACGAACCATCCGGTAGTTTGGATACGCATAATAAAGAAGATTTACATCAACTGTTCTTCGATTTGAGGGATAGGTTGGGGCAGACATTTGTCATCGTCACTCATGACGAGGGACTGGCCAAAATCACCGACCGGACGGTGCATATGGTCGATGGCATGATTAAAAAAGATTAA
- a CDS encoding helix-hairpin-helix domain-containing protein translates to MWKDFFYFTKTERQGIIVLVVLILGTFAIPKLFTLFVHPKEMDAAEQEKFEKELNEFISSLEEIKPHRKSTDSSFRSSPKREIRLTVFDPNTADSMTFLSLGLPSWMAKNILRYRSKQGRFHHPEDFRKIYGLTEEQYKTLLPYIQIAKSSEPRETRDTIQLLTTKSTQQDSIFKYQPGTIISLNSADTTELKKIPGIGSAIARKIVNYRKRLGAFCRIEQLQEIQLKAEKLRPWFSIDAGQIHRINLNKASLERMTYHPYINFYQAKIIVEYRKKKGSIKSLKQLSLYEEFTPADLERLEPYVCCDL, encoded by the coding sequence ATGTGGAAAGACTTTTTTTATTTCACTAAAACCGAACGACAAGGAATTATCGTCCTTGTCGTTCTTATTTTAGGAACATTCGCAATTCCTAAGCTCTTCACGCTTTTCGTCCATCCCAAAGAGATGGATGCCGCGGAACAAGAGAAATTCGAAAAAGAATTAAATGAATTTATCTCTTCCCTCGAAGAGATAAAACCACACAGAAAATCTACCGACAGCTCCTTCCGGTCATCTCCCAAAAGAGAAATAAGGCTTACCGTCTTTGACCCAAATACGGCCGACTCCATGACTTTTCTGTCTCTTGGACTACCGTCATGGATGGCTAAGAACATCCTGCGTTATCGTAGCAAACAGGGACGATTCCACCACCCGGAAGACTTCCGGAAAATATACGGACTGACAGAAGAACAATATAAGACACTGCTTCCTTATATTCAGATTGCGAAAAGTTCCGAGCCAAGAGAAACAAGAGATACAATACAGCTATTAACAACAAAAAGCACACAGCAGGATAGCATATTCAAGTATCAACCCGGCACTATCATCAGTCTCAATTCTGCCGATACAACCGAATTAAAGAAGATTCCCGGAATCGGAAGCGCTATTGCCCGTAAGATTGTAAATTACCGTAAGCGGCTGGGAGCCTTCTGCCGGATAGAGCAATTGCAGGAGATTCAGCTAAAAGCAGAGAAGCTCCGTCCCTGGTTTTCCATTGACGCCGGACAGATACACCGTATCAACTTAAATAAAGCAAGCCTGGAACGAATGACGTATCATCCGTATATCAACTTCTATCAAGCGAAAATCATCGTAGAATACCGGAAAAAGAAAGGAAGTATAAAAAGCCTGAAACAGCTATCGCTCTATGAAGAGTTCACTCCGGCAGATTTGGAAAGGCTCGAACCTTACGTTTGTTGTGATTTATAA
- a CDS encoding sodium-dependent transporter: MTKNDRANFGSKLGVILASAGSAVGLGNIWRFPYETGNHGGAAFILIYLGCVLLLGLPILIAEFLIGRRSRANTAGAYQKLAPGTHWRWVGRMGVLAGFLILSYYSVVAGWTLEYVFEAVTNGFAGKTPNEFITSFQDFSSNPWRPVVWLVAFLLVTHFIIVKGVEKGIEKSSKIMMPTLFIIILILVVCSVSLPGAGAGIEFLLKPDFSKVDGNVFLSAMGQAFFSLSLGMGCLCTYASYFSKETNLTKTAFSVGIIDTLVAILAGFIIFPAAFSVGIQPGSGPSLIFITLPNVFQQAFSGVPVLAYIFSVMFYTLLAMAALTSTISLHEVVTAYLHEEFKLSRGKAARLVTGGCIFLGIFCSLSLGVTKGFTVLGLGTFDLFDFVTAKIMLPLGGLCISLFTGWYLDKKIAWSEITNDGSLKVPVYKLIIFILKYIAPVAITLIFINELGFIKL; encoded by the coding sequence ATGACGAAAAATGATAGAGCGAACTTCGGCAGTAAATTAGGCGTAATACTTGCTTCCGCCGGGTCGGCTGTAGGATTGGGCAATATATGGAGATTCCCTTATGAGACAGGAAATCATGGGGGTGCGGCTTTTATTTTGATTTATTTAGGCTGTGTGCTTCTTCTCGGACTTCCCATTTTGATTGCCGAGTTTCTTATAGGACGCCGTTCGAGAGCAAACACCGCAGGCGCCTATCAAAAACTCGCTCCCGGCACACATTGGCGTTGGGTAGGGCGCATGGGGGTATTGGCAGGCTTCCTGATACTCAGTTATTATTCAGTAGTGGCAGGATGGACGCTTGAATATGTTTTTGAAGCCGTCACGAATGGCTTTGCTGGTAAAACGCCCAATGAGTTCATTACTTCTTTCCAAGATTTCTCCAGCAACCCCTGGCGTCCTGTGGTATGGTTGGTGGCTTTCTTGCTGGTTACTCATTTTATCATCGTAAAAGGAGTAGAAAAAGGCATCGAGAAATCTTCCAAGATTATGATGCCTACCTTATTTATTATTATACTCATACTGGTAGTCTGTTCAGTCTCTCTGCCGGGAGCCGGTGCAGGCATCGAGTTTCTGCTGAAACCGGATTTCAGCAAAGTGGACGGGAATGTATTCCTTAGCGCGATGGGACAAGCCTTCTTCTCCCTTAGCTTGGGAATGGGTTGCCTTTGTACTTATGCTTCCTATTTCAGTAAAGAAACCAATCTGACTAAAACCGCATTCAGCGTAGGCATCATTGACACTCTTGTAGCCATATTGGCGGGCTTTATCATCTTTCCGGCAGCTTTCTCCGTAGGCATCCAACCCGGTTCAGGGCCGAGTCTTATCTTCATTACGCTGCCTAATGTATTCCAACAGGCATTTAGCGGAGTACCCGTATTAGCATACATATTCTCTGTGATGTTCTATACCCTACTGGCAATGGCTGCATTGACTTCCACCATTTCACTGCACGAAGTGGTGACGGCTTATTTGCACGAAGAGTTCAAACTCTCCCGGGGAAAAGCGGCAAGGCTGGTCACCGGAGGATGTATATTCCTGGGAATATTCTGTTCCTTGTCATTGGGAGTCACAAAAGGATTCACGGTCCTTGGACTGGGAACGTTCGACCTCTTCGACTTTGTTACGGCTAAAATCATGTTGCCGCTCGGCGGATTGTGTATCTCCCTTTTCACGGGATGGTATCTCGACAAGAAAATAGCATGGTCGGAGATTACGAATGACGGTTCATTGAAAGTTCCCGTGTATAAACTAATCATCTTCATATTGAAATATATCGCCCCGGTTGCCATCACACTGATATTTATCAACGAATTAGGATTCATCAAACTATGA